A genomic stretch from Chitinophaga lutea includes:
- a CDS encoding TrmH family RNA methyltransferase, translating into MVLENVEDPHNISAVLRTCDAVGIQDVYVLTTKIPRHKRWGAKSSSSAAKWLTVHQFTDVQELFTVLRQRFDKIYTTHLSSDAISLYDIDFSGSVALIFGNEQTGVSEEIRRLADGNFIIPMQGIIRSLNISVACAVSVYEAMRQKKLAGHYEQPGLPETQRCMLLEEWGFKEED; encoded by the coding sequence GTGGTTTTGGAAAATGTGGAAGACCCGCACAATATTTCAGCGGTGCTTCGCACCTGTGACGCGGTAGGGATCCAGGATGTGTATGTGCTGACCACGAAAATACCCCGGCATAAAAGGTGGGGCGCCAAAAGCTCCTCCAGCGCCGCAAAATGGCTCACGGTTCATCAGTTTACCGACGTGCAGGAGTTATTCACCGTGCTGCGGCAGCGTTTCGATAAAATCTATACCACGCATCTCTCGTCCGACGCCATCAGTTTATACGATATCGACTTTTCCGGTTCGGTGGCCCTGATATTCGGCAACGAACAAACGGGCGTGAGCGAGGAGATACGCCGGCTGGCCGACGGGAATTTCATCATTCCCATGCAGGGCATCATCCGTTCCCTGAACATTTCGGTAGCCTGCGCCGTGAGCGTGTACGAGGCGATGCGGCAGAAAAAACTGGCCGGTCATTATGAACAGCCGGGCCTCCCGGAAACGCAGCGCTGCATGCTGCTGGAAGAGTGGGGGTTTAAAGAAGAAGATTAA